The following coding sequences are from one Veillonella rodentium window:
- a CDS encoding cell division protein SepF — MALGDYLDKAKNLFLAKNDDDYEYDDYDYEDEEEYEDEIAPVAAAPVSGASEFHPRKVGGQSTMTQRPTAMKVIVIEPKVFEDSENITHQLRDMRPVLINFENTDPHEAARIVDFVSGATFALDGKLEKVGKDIFMCVPVNISIDYNDNESSTEQNEYSWQNK, encoded by the coding sequence ATGGCATTGGGAGATTACTTAGACAAAGCAAAAAACTTATTCTTAGCGAAAAATGATGACGACTATGAATATGATGATTACGATTATGAAGATGAAGAGGAATACGAGGATGAAATCGCTCCTGTAGCAGCGGCCCCTGTATCCGGTGCATCTGAATTTCATCCACGCAAGGTAGGAGGCCAATCTACAATGACACAACGTCCAACGGCAATGAAGGTAATTGTTATTGAACCAAAGGTATTTGAGGATTCTGAAAATATTACGCATCAGCTGCGCGATATGCGCCCCGTATTGATCAATTTTGAAAATACGGATCCTCATGAAGCTGCTCGTATTGTAGATTTCGTATCCGGCGCGACCTTTGCATTGGATGGTAAATTGGAAAAGGTAGGTAAGGACATTTTCATGTGCGTACCTGTTAACATTTCTATTGATTACAATGATAATGAAAGCAGCACCGAGCAAAACGAATATTCTTGGCAAAATAAATAA
- a CDS encoding radical SAM protein, whose protein sequence is MNRKDLIDRLQQLHRDEASRVTINPHASQKVAIVYPNTYYVGMSNLGLHIIYEEINLRPDSVCERIFLPENKELDAYDKTKTPLMSIETRRAMHQFDVVAFDVTFEMDYFHIPLMLRHGRVPVMSRDRTEFDPIVIAGGPCATFNPEPFADFIDACIIGEGEGVVTAVLDRIREGRDHGESREQVIASLANIDGVYVPVLYTPRYDEKNRFIGYDSGDAPKTIRRHFGPLTSGGETVVATNYTEFGAMYIIEVARGCGRHCRFCMAGYCFRVPRVRSLEVLKKGVDRAEQLGKKVGLMGAAISDYPEVDDLVTYIRSKNMRYSCASLRADSLTQAVVDGLADSGQKTITIAPETGSERLRRVINKGISEEHLRNAATLSAQSGIQHMRLYIMIGLPTETDEDIDAIISLAERTQTHMAEVGCKGRLTLSINPFIPKPFTPFQWMAMARQKDVERKLQYIKKSLQKNRRIEVLVESPKEAYIQGVLARGDRRLGAVIAACAEDRGSKSFKAEMKAAGLDMDDMNYRERSFDEFLPWSHLDMGLRDGYLELEWKRSLDEAYTPPCAEGCKRCGVCE, encoded by the coding sequence GTGAATCGTAAGGATTTAATCGATCGATTACAACAACTCCATAGAGATGAGGCCAGTCGCGTGACGATTAACCCTCATGCATCGCAGAAGGTGGCCATCGTTTACCCGAACACGTACTATGTGGGCATGAGTAATTTGGGTCTTCATATTATTTATGAAGAAATAAATTTACGTCCTGACAGCGTGTGTGAGAGAATTTTCCTGCCTGAAAATAAGGAATTGGACGCATATGATAAAACCAAAACGCCGCTTATGAGCATTGAAACCCGGCGAGCCATGCATCAGTTCGATGTGGTCGCTTTCGATGTGACCTTTGAGATGGATTACTTTCATATTCCTCTGATGCTGCGTCACGGACGCGTGCCTGTGATGAGTCGCGACAGGACTGAATTCGACCCCATTGTTATCGCCGGCGGACCTTGTGCAACCTTTAACCCCGAACCTTTTGCGGACTTTATCGATGCCTGTATTATCGGTGAAGGGGAGGGTGTTGTTACCGCCGTATTGGATCGTATTCGGGAGGGGCGCGATCATGGTGAAAGCAGGGAACAGGTCATAGCGTCTCTGGCGAATATTGACGGCGTGTATGTGCCTGTGCTGTATACGCCGCGGTATGATGAGAAAAATCGTTTTATAGGCTATGATTCCGGTGATGCGCCGAAGACTATACGTCGCCATTTCGGACCGTTGACGAGCGGCGGAGAGACGGTAGTGGCGACGAACTATACGGAGTTCGGTGCCATGTACATTATCGAAGTGGCTCGCGGCTGTGGACGTCATTGCCGGTTCTGTATGGCCGGTTACTGCTTCAGGGTGCCTCGTGTACGTTCCTTGGAGGTTCTGAAAAAAGGCGTCGACAGGGCGGAGCAGCTCGGCAAGAAAGTAGGCCTGATGGGGGCCGCCATCTCCGATTATCCTGAGGTGGATGATCTGGTGACCTATATTCGTTCAAAGAATATGCGCTATTCCTGTGCATCCTTGCGGGCCGATTCGTTGACACAAGCCGTTGTGGACGGTCTTGCGGACAGCGGGCAAAAGACGATTACCATTGCACCGGAGACAGGCAGTGAACGCTTGCGCCGCGTTATCAACAAGGGAATCAGTGAGGAGCATTTGCGAAATGCCGCCACCTTGTCCGCCCAATCGGGAATTCAACATATGCGCCTGTATATCATGATCGGCTTGCCGACGGAAACGGATGAAGATATCGATGCTATCATCAGCCTTGCGGAGCGCACCCAGACACATATGGCCGAAGTGGGCTGTAAAGGGCGGTTGACCTTGAGCATCAATCCGTTTATACCGAAGCCGTTTACACCGTTTCAATGGATGGCGATGGCTCGTCAAAAAGATGTGGAGCGCAAGTTACAATACATAAAAAAATCACTGCAGAAGAATCGTCGCATCGAGGTTCTCGTAGAATCGCCGAAAGAAGCCTATATTCAAGGTGTACTCGCTCGTGGAGACCGACGCTTAGGCGCCGTCATCGCCGCCTGTGCAGAGGATAGAGGCAGCAAATCCTTTAAGGCGGAAATGAAAGCGGCCGGCCTTGATATGGATGACATGAATTATCGGGAACGCAGCTTTGATGAGTTTCTGCCGTGGAGCCATCTCGACATGGGTTTACGGGACGGATATCTGGAGCTGGAATGGAAACGGTCTCTTGATGAAGCTTATACGCCTCCGTGTGCAGAGGGTTGTAAGCGCTGCGGTGTATGTGAATAA
- the ilvC gene encoding ketol-acid reductoisomerase codes for MAGKILGTTVYYDADCNLSKLEGKKITVLGYGSQGHAHALNLKENGMDVTIGLRGGSSSWKAAEEAGLTVKETAEAVKGADIVMVLIPDELQADVYAEDIAPNLKKGAYLAFAHGFNIHFGKIVPREDVNVFMVAPKGPGHLVRRTYQEGSGVPCLYAVEKDPSGDTEEVALAWASGIGGGRSGILETNFKSETETDLFGEQAVLCGGITELIKTGFEVLTEAGYEPVNAYFECLHEMKLIVDLIYEGGFQKMRHSISNTAEYGDYYAGPRVITADTKKAMKQILADIQSGKFADEFLADSKNGQKFLKEHREAAANHPIEPVGAELRNLMSWLK; via the coding sequence ATGGCAGGTAAAATTTTAGGTACTACAGTTTATTATGATGCGGATTGTAATTTAAGCAAATTGGAAGGCAAAAAAATTACAGTCTTAGGTTACGGTTCTCAAGGTCATGCACATGCATTAAACTTGAAAGAAAACGGCATGGATGTGACAATCGGTCTTCGCGGTGGATCCTCCAGCTGGAAAGCGGCTGAAGAAGCAGGCCTTACCGTAAAAGAAACGGCGGAAGCTGTTAAAGGTGCAGACATCGTTATGGTATTGATTCCGGATGAATTGCAGGCAGATGTTTATGCTGAGGATATCGCGCCTAATTTGAAGAAAGGCGCATATTTGGCATTCGCTCACGGTTTCAACATTCACTTCGGTAAAATCGTTCCTCGTGAAGACGTAAATGTATTCATGGTGGCTCCTAAAGGTCCTGGCCATTTAGTTCGCCGTACATACCAGGAAGGCTCCGGCGTTCCATGCTTGTACGCAGTAGAAAAAGACCCGTCCGGCGACACTGAAGAAGTTGCTTTGGCATGGGCATCCGGTATCGGCGGCGGTCGCTCCGGTATCTTGGAAACCAACTTTAAATCCGAAACGGAAACCGATCTCTTCGGTGAACAGGCTGTATTGTGCGGCGGCATAACCGAGTTGATCAAAACAGGTTTCGAAGTATTGACTGAAGCCGGTTATGAACCCGTAAATGCGTACTTCGAGTGCCTGCATGAAATGAAATTGATCGTAGACCTTATCTACGAAGGCGGCTTCCAAAAGATGCGCCATTCCATCTCCAACACTGCTGAATACGGTGATTACTATGCAGGTCCTCGCGTAATTACTGCAGATACTAAAAAAGCTATGAAACAAATCCTGGCGGATATTCAATCCGGTAAATTTGCTGATGAATTCTTGGCTGATTCCAAGAACGGTCAGAAATTCCTTAAAGAACATCGAGAAGCGGCGGCTAATCATCCAATCGAACCGGTTGGTGCGGAACTTCGCAACTTGATGAGCTGGTTAAAATAA
- a CDS encoding DUF421 domain-containing protein, whose protein sequence is MTESMIVYGMVFAKLAIGLLAIILQINLMGKGNLAPTSALDQLQNYVLGGIIGAIIYNDQIGILQFMLVLILWTILVMTLKFLKGNLRFFKTILDGHPVIVIEKGVVLTEECMRYGIQAAELKLKLRGAGIQYVKDVKRAVLEQNGALTVVQYGEDNIRFDLINDGQINTFTLDLIEKDKEWLEQEVKNKGYTVKEIYIAEYIDGEVVLYPYEKKHRPRLVQKVSNKVSDKVSHIK, encoded by the coding sequence ATGACAGAATCTATGATCGTCTACGGCATGGTTTTTGCAAAACTCGCCATCGGTCTCTTAGCGATTATCTTACAGATTAACTTGATGGGCAAAGGGAATTTGGCACCTACATCCGCGCTGGATCAATTGCAGAATTATGTTCTCGGCGGTATTATAGGCGCTATTATTTATAACGACCAAATCGGTATTTTACAATTTATGCTCGTTCTTATCTTGTGGACTATCCTGGTTATGACCCTTAAATTCCTGAAAGGGAATCTACGATTTTTCAAAACTATTTTGGACGGTCATCCTGTAATCGTTATTGAAAAGGGTGTCGTTCTTACGGAGGAATGCATGCGCTACGGTATTCAGGCGGCGGAGCTGAAGCTTAAATTGCGCGGGGCGGGCATCCAATATGTAAAGGATGTCAAACGGGCCGTACTTGAGCAGAACGGTGCCCTTACCGTCGTTCAATACGGAGAGGATAATATCCGATTCGATCTTATCAATGACGGTCAGATTAATACTTTCACATTGGATCTCATCGAAAAAGATAAGGAATGGCTCGAACAGGAAGTGAAGAACAAAGGCTATACCGTGAAGGAGATTTACATTGCCGAATATATAGATGGCGAGGTTGTTCTCTATCCGTATGAAAAGAAACATCGCCCTCGGCTGGTGCAGAAGGTCAGCAATAAAGTCAGCGACAAGGTAAGCCATATAAAATAG
- a CDS encoding DUF3290 family protein — protein MDFYTVSYVESQITTGNIWLFISFLVVLLALLVVGIQVMRNGFTSRYRDLTVILSLIVVFFLGMEYQEYGRMRSYSEDSSRMLAFLNGFSNDRSISRDQLAVNSLKVRNGMILKVSDAYYEVQFNPEFTAYTISRVYTVNPTNWIHDKAEVLP, from the coding sequence ATGGATTTTTACACTGTTTCCTATGTGGAGAGCCAAATTACGACGGGAAATATATGGCTGTTTATCAGTTTTTTAGTTGTTTTGCTGGCACTACTCGTCGTTGGTATTCAAGTTATGAGAAACGGTTTTACGAGTCGCTATCGTGATTTGACGGTTATCTTATCTCTTATCGTAGTGTTTTTCCTCGGCATGGAGTATCAGGAATACGGCCGTATGAGATCCTATTCGGAGGATTCCTCGCGGATGCTTGCTTTTTTGAATGGTTTCAGTAATGACCGTTCCATTTCGCGTGATCAGTTGGCGGTCAACTCCTTAAAGGTACGTAACGGTATGATTTTAAAGGTCAGTGATGCGTATTATGAGGTGCAGTTTAATCCTGAATTTACGGCCTATACCATTTCTCGTGTATATACGGTGAATCCGACGAACTGGATTCATGATAAGGCTGAAGTACTACCTTAA
- a CDS encoding ABC transporter ATP-binding protein, with translation MGDELLHYENVCFRRDGRPILDDVNWHVESGENWALLGLNGAGKSTMLSMIPAYQIPTTGTLRVFGHEFGKYAWPKIKARLGFVSSALGQFQSTLDKQKVEDVIISGAFSSIGIYQTVDEMTRAKGLRLLEEFGLAYLEGHRFYTLSAGEQRRVLLARAIMADPDLLILDEPCAGLDLPAREKFLRTVESLVEVQHTPIVYVSHQIEEILPVITHVAILQAGRIIRAGPKQDVLTDSVLSDVFGMTVQVVWERERPWVIVQ, from the coding sequence GTGGGTGATGAATTACTCCATTATGAAAACGTCTGCTTCCGGCGCGACGGCAGGCCGATTTTAGATGATGTCAATTGGCATGTGGAGTCCGGTGAAAACTGGGCCCTGCTCGGACTGAACGGGGCCGGCAAATCGACGATGCTCAGCATGATACCGGCGTATCAGATCCCTACGACGGGAACGCTTCGCGTATTCGGCCATGAATTCGGCAAATATGCGTGGCCGAAAATCAAGGCGCGTTTGGGCTTCGTCAGTTCCGCATTGGGACAGTTTCAATCAACACTGGATAAACAAAAGGTGGAGGATGTCATCATTTCCGGTGCTTTCAGCAGTATCGGCATCTACCAGACGGTGGATGAGATGACTCGTGCAAAGGGGCTGCGGCTACTCGAGGAATTCGGCCTCGCCTATTTGGAGGGGCATCGGTTTTATACCCTGTCCGCCGGTGAGCAGCGGCGTGTTTTATTGGCGCGAGCCATTATGGCCGATCCGGATTTGCTCATTTTGGATGAGCCTTGTGCAGGTCTTGATTTACCGGCTCGGGAGAAATTCCTTCGAACCGTGGAGTCCCTCGTAGAGGTGCAGCACACGCCGATTGTCTACGTTTCACATCAGATTGAAGAAATATTGCCCGTAATTACGCATGTGGCGATTTTACAAGCGGGCAGGATCATTCGGGCGGGCCCCAAACAGGATGTCCTGACGGACTCCGTTTTGTCGGACGTATTCGGCATGACCGTACAGGTCGTGTGGGAGCGGGAACGTCCGTGGGTTATCGTGCAATAG
- the ilvN gene encoding acetolactate synthase small subunit, with product MVKEHQVLVIAKNTPGIGTRILALFNRRGFNVTKMTSGVTNTPGYARITLTVEADDRILDQVQKQIYKLIDVVKVKVFEDHDVVCRELMLIKVKATASTRSQIVQIADVYRGNVLDISPTSMIIEVIGSEEKLRGFIQIMETYGILEIAKTGITAMSRGEKI from the coding sequence ATGGTAAAAGAACATCAGGTCTTAGTCATTGCGAAGAATACGCCCGGCATCGGTACGCGTATTTTGGCACTCTTTAATCGACGCGGATTTAATGTTACGAAGATGACATCCGGTGTTACGAATACGCCGGGGTATGCGCGGATTACGCTCACCGTCGAGGCGGATGATCGCATACTGGATCAAGTACAGAAACAGATTTACAAACTCATTGATGTTGTTAAGGTCAAGGTCTTTGAGGATCATGATGTAGTCTGTCGCGAACTGATGCTTATCAAGGTGAAAGCGACGGCATCCACGCGATCTCAAATCGTTCAGATTGCCGATGTATATCGCGGCAATGTGCTCGATATTTCTCCGACGTCTATGATTATCGAGGTCATCGGCAGTGAAGAAAAGTTACGCGGTTTTATCCAGATCATGGAGACCTACGGTATCCTTGAAATAGCTAAAACCGGTATTACCGCTATGAGCCGTGGAGAAAAGATTTAG
- a CDS encoding YggS family pyridoxal phosphate-dependent enzyme, translated as MIEESLHAVQQRMADAMARAGRVDTAILVAVTKNHPVSAIEEVSGLGVTHVGENRVQEAKEKQMLYKGPRLTWHLIGHLQVNKVRQAVPMFDLIHSVDSRKLLDEIEKVAAKHDKVQDVLLQVNIAREESKSGMSVEEFPDIRDYAKTLPHVRVRGMMCIAPFFDDPEEARPIFRVAYALYEDMKRYFEEGQIQYLSMGMTHDFEVALEEGANIVRVGTAIFGERVYY; from the coding sequence ATGATTGAAGAATCCCTGCACGCAGTACAGCAGCGCATGGCGGATGCTATGGCGCGTGCCGGTCGCGTGGATACGGCTATTCTGGTGGCGGTTACAAAGAATCATCCTGTTTCCGCTATTGAAGAGGTTTCCGGTCTCGGTGTAACTCATGTGGGGGAAAATCGAGTACAAGAGGCGAAGGAAAAGCAGATGCTCTATAAAGGTCCTCGATTGACATGGCATTTGATCGGTCATCTGCAGGTCAACAAGGTACGTCAGGCGGTTCCTATGTTTGATCTCATTCACTCCGTAGACAGTCGTAAATTATTGGATGAAATCGAGAAGGTGGCTGCAAAGCACGATAAGGTGCAGGATGTATTATTGCAGGTCAATATAGCCCGTGAGGAGTCTAAGTCCGGCATGTCCGTCGAGGAATTTCCGGATATTCGGGATTACGCGAAGACCTTACCTCATGTGCGGGTTCGGGGAATGATGTGCATTGCGCCTTTCTTTGATGATCCGGAGGAAGCACGTCCTATCTTCCGCGTAGCTTATGCCTTGTATGAGGATATGAAACGCTATTTCGAAGAGGGGCAGATTCAATATTTATCTATGGGGATGACTCACGACTTTGAGGTGGCTTTGGAAGAGGGCGCTAACATCGTTCGTGTAGGCACAGCTATTTTTGGGGAACGTGTATATTACTAA
- a CDS encoding polyphenol oxidase family protein, whose product MKNDVERIDVKGPYGMWSYEQPLWANHFPLVMGDTCRHGGVSEKPYDSLNLAFHVGDDPEAVRRNRSVITDYLGVGAGRITCGNQVHGLKVVEITEQHIGAGAFNSETAIDDCDAIFTKIPNVPLFLFTADCVGVGIYDAAHHALAVVHAGWRGAIDHLPVRTIEAMHAAYGTKFEDCYVYLGPSIGPESFEVDRGLAERFEQAWLDMTNREITDLVRYRDSSSLDGILSDSSESSDSADKTKKSGANERDINVTDAASAEAPTDKGYVNLWAFIEEGLIVHGVLKEHICIGGTDSMTEADCYSYRRENGITGRMALFGMLRAR is encoded by the coding sequence ATGAAAAATGATGTGGAGCGCATTGATGTTAAAGGCCCTTATGGGATGTGGTCGTATGAGCAGCCTCTGTGGGCTAACCATTTTCCGCTCGTCATGGGGGATACGTGCCGTCACGGCGGGGTGTCGGAAAAGCCGTACGACTCTTTAAATTTAGCCTTTCACGTGGGGGACGATCCGGAGGCGGTACGTCGTAATCGTTCTGTTATTACAGACTATTTAGGCGTTGGTGCAGGACGTATTACCTGCGGAAATCAGGTGCATGGCTTAAAGGTTGTAGAGATTACGGAACAACATATCGGTGCCGGTGCCTTTAACAGCGAGACGGCTATCGATGATTGCGATGCCATATTCACAAAGATTCCGAATGTGCCCTTGTTTTTATTTACCGCCGATTGTGTGGGTGTCGGTATTTATGATGCGGCACACCATGCATTGGCTGTGGTACATGCGGGATGGCGCGGCGCTATCGACCATTTGCCGGTTCGGACCATCGAGGCCATGCATGCCGCATATGGAACAAAGTTCGAAGACTGTTATGTTTACTTAGGCCCCAGCATCGGACCCGAATCCTTTGAGGTTGACCGCGGGTTAGCGGAGCGATTTGAACAGGCTTGGCTGGACATGACGAATCGGGAGATAACGGATCTGGTTCGTTATAGGGACAGCAGTTCGCTTGATGGTATACTATCGGATAGTTCTGAAAGTTCCGATAGCGCTGATAAAACAAAGAAATCTGGAGCAAATGAACGTGATATAAATGTCACTGACGCAGCATCTGCAGAAGCTCCTACAGATAAAGGCTATGTTAATTTGTGGGCTTTCATCGAAGAAGGCCTCATCGTTCACGGTGTGCTTAAAGAACATATCTGCATCGGCGGAACGGACAGCATGACAGAGGCGGATTGTTATTCCTATCGCCGTGAAAATGGTATAACCGGCCGCATGGCATTATTCGGTATGCTACGGGCGCGATAA